One Ezakiella massiliensis genomic window, TATTTGCTTATCTTGTATACCTTTACTTTAAAACCAAAAAAGGATCAGCAATTACAGCTGTTGGGTCAAACCCAAGATACGCAAAAGCAGCAGGCATTGATGTTAATAAGCACAGAACAATTTCTGTTATCCTATCTTGTGCATTGGGCGCAGCAGGAATGGTTATTTATCAGCAAGCTTACGGCTTTGTCCAACTTTACAATGCACCACAATTTTTCGCTTTCCCAAGTGTAGCTGCAATATTACTTGGTGGTGCATCCATTAACAAGGCAAATGTTAAAAACGTAATTATCGGTACACTTTTGTTCCAAGCAATTTTAACTATGACACCAATTGTTATTAACCAAGCCATTAAAGTTGATATATCAGAAGTTCTCAGACTTATCATATCAAACGGACTTATTGTATACGCTCTGACCAGGAAGGAGGTTAAATAATGAAAGAAAAGAAAAAATTTAGCCTTATCAATGACTTTACAGTCCCTGTTATGTTTATAATAATCTGTGCCATCGCCATCTATTTCAGTGGCTTTACCGCACAGTTTTTGGTCGGACAAGTACTGACTAGATTTGCCAGAAACGCATTTCTAGTATTATCACTACTCCTACCTATTATGGCTGGACTCGGTATTAACTTCGGTATGACCCTGGGAGCCATGGCAGGACAAATTGCAATCATCTTTATCCAAGACTGGGGCATGACAGGACTACCAGCAATCTTACTTGCTGCTGTAATCTCCACACCAATCGCCTGGTTACTCGGAATGTTTGCAGGGTCAGTATTAAATAAAGCAAAAGATAGAGAAATGATTACATCTATGATGCTCGGTTTCTTTATGACAGGTGTTTACCAATTTATAGTTCTATATATATTTGGTGGAATTATACCTTTTAAAGATCCGAACATTATAATATCTCGTGGATATGGGGTTAGAAACGCGATAGACCTGACCTGTCAAAAGGGAACAGACTATTTCTTCGATAGGATTTTGGGTACAGACATTTCTATAATGGGCATACAAATTCCAATCCTAACACTCATAATAATTGCACTAGCATGTCTATTTATAGTTTGGTTTAGAAAAACTAAACTAGGCCAAGACATGAAAGCCGTTGGCCAAGACATGAAAGTAGCAGAAGACGCAGGTATTAACGTAGATAAAACCAGAAAGAAAGCAGTCGTTATGTCGACAGTTATGGCAGCTTTTGGACAAATCATCTACCTACAAAATATCGGTAACTTAAACACCTACAACGGTGCTGACCAAGTTGCCCTATATTCAGCAGCAGCTCTATTAATCGGTGGTGCAAGTGTATCCAAGGCAACAATTACAAACGCCTTAACAGGTACAATCCTCTTCCACCTAATGTTTATAGTAATGCCTACTGCAGGGGCAAATATCACAGGATCTGCAATGATCGGTGAATATCTAAGAACATTCGTATCATACGCAGTTGTTACAATAACACTTATCTTGCACTCCGTCAGAAGACAAAAAGAAAGAGACGCAGCTATGGAAACCTTAAGAACTGGTCCAGCTGTTGCTCCTCCAAAAGAAAAATAAACACAAAAAATGCAGGGGCACATGCTCCTGCATTTTTGTATATTGATTAAATATAAATTTATTTTTCGCTTACAAGTGGATCTAGGTCTGCTTGAAGTGGGGCATAACCTACACCGATTTTCCATTCTTTTGTGATTAAGTGAACTCTATCTGAGTACATTCTTGCACTCTCTGATTGATACATAGGCGCAAATGGTACATTGTCTAATAACAATTTTTCCATTTGTGCAAGGGCATCAATTTTTTCTTCGCCTTTAAAAATTAAGTCGCCTTTGTTTGTGCGTTCGAATAATTCGTCAAACTCATCTGAATAGAATTGGTCAATCTTTGATCCGAAGTATGATGTGTAAGTGTCCATTCCTTGCCATGGATTAAAGATTCCGCCTGACCATGCGCCAAAGCCCATGTCATAGTCTTTTTGCATGAATTTTTGGAAAACACTATTTGGAGGTACAGCTCTGAGTTGAACTTCGATTTTATCATCTCCAAATAATTTTTCATATTCAGCCTTTAAGAATTCAGCAACACTCTTAAGCTGTTCGCTTGATTCAAAATACATAAGCTCAACAACCATCTTTTTGCCAAATTTTTCATAGGCTTTTTCAAAATATTCTTTTGCTTTTTCAGGATCATAGCCATTGTTTTCAGGATAGTTAGCTTTTCCTTGAGGAGTATCCCTGAATGTGATTCCTTTTTCAAGATCTACAGTTCTTGTGCTTGCGACAGCACCTGCTTGTGGAATTGCAGTTTTAATAATATCCTTAGCAATTGTTTCTCTATCCATCCCGTAGTACATAGCTTTTCTATAATTTAAATCTGTTAAGAAAGCTTTTTCAGGGTCTTCAGTTGTCATGTTCATAAACATTTGTACAACAGCATCCGATTTTGTAAAGACAAGACGTGGGTCTTCGCTGTACTTATCTAGGTTAGGTCCGCTAATGCCGACAACATCAATTTCACCATTTTCAAAAAGTTGCATAGCAGTGTTGTCGTCTTCAACAACTCTTTCTGTAATTCTTTGTGGTGTAAAGAGGTCTTTTAATGGTGAGTTTTCGTTCTTTACATATTCTCTCATTAAATTTCTGTCCCACTTTGTCATAACGTATGGACCACAGAAATCTATTTTTTCAAGGGCAGTACCATAATCTGTTTCAGTACGAGTTTCATTCATACCAGCTTCGTATAAATCTTTTCTAACTAGAGATGTAGCTCCACCTGAAGCAAATTTTGTCCAATAGTTGGAAGCAGGAATTGGATAATCCAAAGTCATTTCGATTGTATAATCATCAATAGCCTTGATACCAACCTCATCCCAATCTGCTCCACCTTCTGCTAAGTCTTCATCACTAACATCGATGTAATTGGCTTGAAGAGCGCCCATTCTATTTTGGTATTCTTCTAATTTTTTATTTTTTTCTTCGCCATCTTCCATTTTTTCGATTTCTTCATTTAGTGCTGCAAGGGCTTTTTCTTCTTCTTTTTGAGCAAGTAATTTTTCATTGTCTTCAGCATAACCAATCCAGTATTTTCTTGCATTTAAAACTGAAACATCACCAGTAAAAAATGCTTCTGGAGCAACACGGTTTTTTAGCTTAGGATCAAGCAACATCTTCCATGAATATACAAAATCGTTAGAAGTAATCTTTGTACCATCTGGCCATTTTAAATCTTCTCTGATTTTCCAAGTCCATGTTTTACCGTCTTCGCTCATTGTTGGGAGCTCAGCTGCTAAATTTGGTGTGAAATCAAAGCTATCTTTATCCTTGCTGTAAGTTATTGTTAGCAAGTTACCTAAGATGTACTCAAGAGCAACACCTTCTGGAGAAGTTGAAGAGATATGTGGGTTTAAAGTACTTAGTCTCATGCCAGTGGTTCTATAAACCAATTCACCTTCTGCTTCCTTAGAATCCTTGGATTCTTCATTCTTGTCTTCATTCTTGTCTTCGCTTTTTTCAGCTTGATCGTTTGGCTTAACATCAGTTGTGGCTGAGTCTTGCTTTTTGCATCCAACAAAAAACGCAGCAAGCATAGATAAGCATAAGAAAATTGCTAGAATTTTTCTGTTCATTTCTTTCCTCCTTTTAAATAAAGTGGGCAATGCTTTATTACAGTGCGCACAAAAAATATTATAGCATTAAGATTCAATTAATACGATTAAAAAAAGTTTACAGAATATCATTATAGATAGAATTAATAATAAAAGGAATAATATAGATATTTTCAATTGGATTTTATATAATTTATTATGTTAAAATTTTTATGTTAGGCAAACTAACAATTATTTTAAGGAGGTTTTTATGAGAAAATCAATATCACTTGTATTATCGATACTCATGGTAATAACAATACTGCCATTGAATGTCATTAATGCAGAAGGAGAGAATTCTGTCAACATTGTTGCAGAAGGGGATGTTGCTAAAGTATATAAAGAAATTTTTAATCAGTATAGCAGATATGATAAATCATATAAAAATTTAACGGATGAAGGAAATGCTTTAGCGAAATTAAAAGGACCTTTGATCAAAGGTGATGTAATAAAAGCTGAAGATATGAAATATTTAAAAGTTTTCAGTATCTTGGACAAAGATGTAAATGATGAGTTGATGGCACCACTTGAATTTGCAGATAATCTAGAAGAATTTAAAGTTACACAAAATGATAAGAGTCTAAAAAGAGAGGTTTTGGATTTTTCTTTTATTAAGAACTGTAAAAATTTGAAGGTATTTTATTATCAAAATCAAGATATTAATGGAAAAACTGAAAATGTTCAAAAACAATTTGCGGAAACACTTTTTAGTCCTTTAAAATCTTTAAAAAATATAAAAGATATAAGGATAAACTCTGTTGAATTAAAAAATTTAAATTCATTTAAGGACCTGGATTTAGAAACATTATCTCTACAAGAGAATGATATTAACGACATAATTGCAATAAATGATATAAATATTAGTGATAGGCTAGATCTTGATAACAATAATATTTCAGATATTTCCAGCCTTTCTCACTTAAATGAGCTGGTTACCCTATATCTACTAGGAAATCCAATTGAAGATATTTCAGCCTTACCTAATCTAAGAAAGTTAGAAGCTTTGCACTTAAGAGGAACAAAGGTAAAGGATATATCACCATTAAAAAACTTGTCAAATCTCCATAGACTATATATTGATAAATGTGAAGATTTAAAATCAGATTATATGAGTGTTGTAAAAGAATTATCTGGTATTAATACATTATATTTACCAAAAATTAATTTAGGTGATTTTGAATGGCTAAAGAAATTTGCTATAAGAGGAGCTGTTGATGCAAAGTATGGCGAAGATAAAGTAAGAATTTTTAATTTTGATGAATTGCAAATAGAATTAGAAGCTAACCCTGAAGAAGTTATAGATGGAAAATTTATATTTGATAATCCTATAAGGGATTGGGATAATTATGCTGTAATTTCTGCTGAAGAGATCTCCAATCCAAATGTGGAATTCAAAGATGATAAAATTGCAGTGAAATTGTCTAATGATAATTATGAATTTTCATATCCCGTTTATATAGAGAATTACGAGTACACTTTTGGTGATTATGGTCAGCCAGCAACAATCAGTGGCAATGTTAAGATTATCATTAGTGTCAAAGAGGAAACTAAAGAACCACTAACAATTATTGTGAAAAAGGGTAATGATGTATTTACTGAAAGTCTAACTTTAGAAATTTTTGATGGTGATAATCTTGTAGAAACAGTTGAACCTAACCAAGGTATGGGAGCTGTCACAAAATATGAAGTTGGCAAGACTTATACTGTTAAGCTAAAAGATAACGATAAATATGAACTTGTTACTGGATTTATGAAAGTTGTAGAAGCAGATGGAATGGTTGGCGCTCATTTCTTAGAAAGTGAAGACGAAGAAGCAACAGATGATAATGGTATTGTTGTAAAAATTAAAGATAAAGAAGTAGAACCAGAACAACCTAAAGATCCATTACAAGTAATGGTAATGAAAGATAATATGCCAATACTTGAAGGCCTAACTTTAGAGTTTATGGATGGAGATAATATTGTAGATACAGTTAGTGTAGCCAATAGTCAAGCTGCTATTACAAAATATGAAGTTGGTAAGACTTATACTCTAAGACTTAAAGATAACGATAAGTATGAAGTTTTAACAAAATTCATGAAAGTTGTTGAAGAAAGTGGAATGGTATTGCCTCACTTCCTTGAAACTACAGATGAAGAACCTTCAATGGATAATCTTGGTACTCTTAAGCTTAAAGATAAAGAATCCTCTGAGCCATCAGAACCAGAAGAACCAACAGTAGAAACTCTTGATGAGCTTACAATTAAGGTTAAAGTTGACGATGAATTTAAAGAAGGAATTCAACTAAGAGTTAATCTTTGGGATGGATTAAATATTCCAACTATAAGTAGTCAACCAAAAACAGACTCCAATGGCGAAGTTGTTTTAAAAGAATTAAAAGCAAATGTAAAATATAGCATTACAGTTGGATCAAGGGGATACACTTTTAACCCTGATACTATTGAAGTTCTAACAGACGTGGACGGAAAGATTAAAACTGTTAATGGAAAAGCAGCTACAGAATACAAAGATGGCTTAGTGATAGAAGGTCACAGCAAGGTCACAGAACCTACAACAACAGTAAATGTTCCTATCAAGACTGTTGATAAGGAAACTGGCAAGCCAGTTGCTGGCGTTGAAATTACAGCTAATATTATCAATCCATTAAGTTCATTTAAGAACTTCACATCAGATGAAGAAGGTAATGTAAATCTTGAACTTGAAGGCACACAAGAAGGCAGAGTTTATGCTCTAACAATTTCAAAGAATGATCAATTTAATTGGGATTTTGAACCTGAATTAATCGAAGTAATAGTCCTTGAAGACTCCTATCAAATTTTGAAATCAAAGGGCAATGAAAATTCTGAAAATATTTTCAGAGTAACAAAGAATGATAGGAATCATTTAAGAAATGACTTGAAAGAACTTATCGAAAAAGCAGAAGCTTTAATTGCAAGTGGCAAATATACTAATGAATCACTTGCAGGTTTAAAAGAAGCTGTTCAAGGCGGAAAAGCAGAATTAGCTAAGGATGAAACCATTCCTTACTATGTTGAAGGTCATATTGATAAGATCAACAAGGCTATTGAAAAATTAGTTTTGATTGATCAACCAGAACAACCTGACCAACCTGAAGAGCCTGAAAAGCCTGTTGAACCAACTCCACAGCCTACACCAGAGCCAGAATACAATCCAGGTCATCGTTTTGAACCTAGCCCAGATTATCTAAGGGATTATAGTAGAAGAGATGAAAAGCCTGTTGAAAGAAAAGAAGAAGTTAAGGAAGAAAAGAAAGAAGAAGTAAAAGCAAAGCAAGAAGAAAAACAAGAAAATGCTATACAAGAAACTGTAAAGCCAATTTCAGTAATGGCTCCAAGCCTTCCTGTAACTTTAACAGATATTCCAGCAGGTGAAAGTGGAAATGCAATTAACAACATGGTTGCACGTGGAGTCCTAAAGGGCACAGGTGAAGACAAGTTTGAACCCGAAACGACTATTACAAGGGCTATGGTAACAGAAGTGTTCATGAGAATATCAACAGACCAAAATATTGATAGCACATTAGAATTTACAGACGTAAAAGCCAATGACTGGTACAACAATTCAGTAAAATGGGCAGCAAGTAAAAATATAATCAAAGGATTTGAAGACGGAAGCTTCAAACCAGGACAAAAAGTTACAGCCCAAGAATTTGCAGTAATGGTTGAAAGAATGTTCACAGAATACAATATCAACCTGCCATTTATAAAGATAATTGATACAAGTAAATACCAAAACTTGCAAGACTGGAGCAAGGAAGCAGTAATTAAAATCCTATCACAAGGCTTGATCAGCGAAAGTGATGAACCAATCGAAAACCGTGAAATCACAAGAGCAGAACTTGCAAAAGCACTTGATATGATTATAAAATTTATTGAAGCAAATTAATTTTTCTTCAAAAAGAAAAATTGTGGTGGAAACATCACAATTTTTTTGTGAAAAAATTTGACAAAAAGAGCCCTGTGTTGTATTATATATTTGCACTAGGGGTGCCCGATTGGGCTGAGATTAAACCCTAAACCTGATCCAGGTAATGCTGGCGGAGGGAAGTTGTATTTTTATTGTACCTCTTAAGCATGTGTGAAGGAGGTATTTTTTTATGAATAGAAGTTGGAACACAAGAACACTAGTTGAAGCAGGTTTGTGCTTGGCACTTGCCTTTGTACTTGGCAGGATTAAGTTATTTTCAATGCCACAAGGCGGCAGCGTTACAGCTGGACAAATGATTCCTTTAATTTTCTTTGCTATACGTCATGGAGCAGGCAAGGGAATTATCGTGGGTATTGCTTACGGGCTTTTGGATATGGCCATTGGCGGAAGCATTTATCATCCAGTTCAAGCTATCCTAGACTACCCAGCAGCCTTTGGATTCTTAGGTCTAGCAGGATTATTTTCCAAGAAATTTTTTGAAGAAAACGATGTTATGCCTGTAGTTTATGGGACAGTTTTGGGAGTTTTTGCAAGATTTATTTGCCACACTCTAACAGGGGTAATTTTCTTTGGCTCTTATGCACCAGAAGGACAAAATGTTTGGGCATACTCAGCCGGTTACAATGGGACATTTTTAGCTGTTGAACTAGCCATCACAATCGTTTTAATTTTCTTACTCAGAAATGTTTTAACCAAAGATTTAAAAAATATGTAGGCTGACACCAGTCAAATAGTCATAATTCATTAGAAATCTCGCCTGAATTGGCGGGATTTTTTATTTTCAAATAAAAATCAAATCTATTGTTCCGCAAATGGCAAAACATTATTCCGATAGCCTTGCTATTGTTCCGGTAAAAATAATAGAAAAATTATCTCGCCATTTTTATTTTATCTACGCCAAATATTTAAAAATGGCGAGATTAATCTCGCCAGTCTTGAATTATCTACGCCATTTATGGTATAATGGCGAGAAAGGAGGAATACATGAGGGAATTTTCTTATAAAAAGTTAATGGATTTAAATTTATCTACGAACATCTATCAGCTGATAGCAGGTATATATGAATTTAAAGGTAAGCAAGAATTATATGTAGTTAATTTTTCTGATATCCTAGAAAAAATGGTTGAAGTCGCAAAGATTCAATCCACTAAGTCTTCTAATGCCATAGAAGGTATTTCTACCAATGACACAAGGCTTGAAGAGCTGATGAACAAAAAAAGTCAGCCAAGAAATAGGAATGAAGAAGAAATATATGGCTATAGACAAGTTTTAGATCTAATTCATGATAATTATGAAAATATAGATTTTACAAGAAACAATATTTTAACCTTGCACAATAAGCTCTATTCTTATTCCGGAGAAAGCCACAAGGGGAAATTTAAGACTATGGATAACAGCATAGTTGAGACAAATGCCTTTGGTGAGAAAAAAGTTAGATTTCAACCTGTGTCTGCTTTTGAAACAGAGAAATATATAGATGCAATGATTGAAGCGTATAATGAGGCGGTTGAAATGCAAGTACCTCCTTTATTGTTAATTCCAACTGTAATCCATGACTTCCTATGTATTCATCCATTCTCAGATGGCAATGGAAGAATGTCCAGACTTCTTACATTATTGCTTTTATATCAACATGGATTTTTTGTAGGCAAATATATATCCTTGGAAATGATTATCGAGGAAAGTAAGGATATCTATTATGATGAATTACAGGCTTCGAGTAAGGGTTGGCATGAGGGAACAAATGATGAAATCCCTTTTATTAGATATATGCTTTTGGTTATTTATAAGGCCTATAGCGAGTGCGATCAAAGATTTAAGCTTATTGGAGAAAGAACATTGACATCTGCAGAAAGGGTTATGAAGGTCTTTGAAAACTCTTTAGAGCCCCTATCAAAATCAGATATAGTAATTTTATGTCCAGATATTTCGCAAAGAACAATTGAAAGAGCACTCAAAGAATTAAAAGATAAAGGATTAATCCAACAGATAGGAGATGGTAGGGCAACTAAATATAAGAAGCGGTGATTAGATTGAGCTTAGTTTCCGCAACTTATATTTTTATATTTAAGTTACATTTAAATATGATTTAAATTTTTAAAATGTACCCAAAAGGGTATGTTTTTTTATTGTTTTATTATATACTCTATATATAGAAAGCGATTAGTTCGAACTTAGGAGTGGTATTTTGAAAAAGAAAAAGCTTTACGGAAATATAAATATTATTGCAAAGACCGATAGGCTGATAGATTTATTTTACGATTATATTTTGTCTGAGGCCAAAGGCTATGAGGCTGATATTCCAGAAGACTTTGATATATTTTTGTACTCAAGAGACCTGATTACTGAGGATGAGATAAAGAAATTCTTTGCTTCTTACAAGGACAAGAAGAATTTACTAGTAATAAGCCTGGATTATGAACCCAGATTAAATCTGCTTTGCAAGTATTACAAGACCACAAAATACCTCTGGCTTTCAAAGCTCAAGGGCAATTTATTTGCTGGAATTAAGAACACTTTGGAGGAAGTGTCTGATGATAGGAATGAGCCTTTGGTTAAGATTAACAAGGCCGAATACAAAATTATTATCAGATATATACGCGGAGAGAGCTTGGAGAAAATAGCCGAGGACCTTGGTTATTCCAAGCATACTATTAAAAAATATATGGCAAAAATTTATGAAAAAATTGGTGTAAGCAATAATCGTCAGCTTATTCAATTCGCCATAAACCTTGGCCTTGTTGACTATATGTTTTACGAGGACGGTTGCAGCAATCAAATGCTATGTGACGCCTGCCATATAAAAAGGTGTCCAAAAAATGAGGAGGATCTATGAAATTAATCGTTAAAAATTTAAAAAAATCCTTTGGAGATAAGGAAGTACTTAAAGATATTGATTACACTTTTGACAAGGGCTTTATATACAGTGTAATCGGCAGGAACGGGACGGGCAAGACAACTCTCTTTAACTGCATTAGTTTTCAAGAAAAAATTGATGGTGGGGAAATTTTGGTGGATGCCAGTGGAAGTCTTCGTCCGATTTCTCATGACGATGTATACCTGGTTTCGGCCGCTCCAGTCTTGCCAGAATTTTTAACTGGCTATGAATTTATCAGGGCTTTTGTGGATTTTAATAAGGTAAAAGATTTTGATATAGACGAATTGTTTGGGCGTTTTAACTTTGATCAGGCGGACAAACACAGATTAATCAAAGAATATTCTTTTGGTATGAAAAACAAGATCCAAATGATGTGTGCCTTTATCAAAAAGCCGCTTATTATCTTACTTGACGAACCGCTTAGCTCTCTTGATATCATCGTTAGCCACGATATAAAAGAGATGATGATAGCTATGAAGAGCGACCATATTATTATAATGTCAACTCATATAGTCCAGCTGGCTACTGATGTTAGCGACGAAGTTGCGATTTTAAAAGACGGTATACTAAACAAGTGCAGGAATGATTTCAATTCGCCGATTGAATTTGAAAAGTACTTAATGGAAGTGATCTAATGGCTATAAAATTTTCAAAATTAATGTCCATTATAAATTTCAATGCTTTTTTGTATATACTTTCTAGGATTCCTGGCCTCAAGCATCTAGGCTTTAAGAAGTTAATTGCCAAGGAAAATTTAAAGTCAAAGCTAAGTTTCCTGGGAGCGTTAATTCATTTTGCCTTTTCCTTATTTTTAAGGATGATAATGCCTTATTATGTAATCGTAGTTGGGATAAATAAATTCTTAGGAGTTGACGACATAAGCTTTATGTATGACCTGAGGGTCCTTGTTTATCTGATAATCTTTTGTCTGACCCAGGCTTTTGCCAATCCATCCTTTTTGTCTGACGCGAAAAACGCCTATATGTTTATGGGAATAATGGGGGTAGATCCAAGGATTTTTTATCGGCAAAAGATTAGGGAAGGCATCATAATGGAAAACCTGGTCCACCTTATAATCTCTTATTTGATTTTTAAAAATTACCTGGTCGCCATTAGCATTTTTATATTTATGACGGCCTGCTCTTATATTTCAAATCTAATAAATATATCCTATCTTTTAAAGCACGATAAATTGATAAAAAAGCTGATAAGGACGATTTATAAGCTTGGACTTTATGTTATAGCCTTCTTGCTGGTATATTTTAAACTGGAAATTAAGCTGACCAATAATTTTTATTACATTTTGTCTCTTGCATCTTTAATAATTTCACTTGTAGGGATAATTTACTTTTACAAATTTAAATCCTACAACCAAATAAAAACCCTGATAGGCTCGTCCAATATTTTTTCGGTTGGCTTTGTAATCACCAATAGTATGAGTGAAGACTACAGAGAGCTCGCTGGCATAAGTCCAGAGGATAATATTAAATTTTTAGAGGAAAATGAGGACTTGCCTTCACAAGCTTACATTGAAAAGGCCTTTGAGACAAGATTTAAAGATATTTTAAAGAAACAGTTTTTCTCCAAGACCAATGGAATGATTTTTACAGCCCTGCTTTATATTGTACTCTTTAAACTGGGTATATCTGCTGGCAACAAGGGCTTTGCGGGCCTGCAAACTTTTGGCATTGTAATGGTCCTGTCTTCTGCAATGGCAGGGACCTATTTGCAGATGTGTTTTAGAAACATTGACATGCCGCTTATGTACCACAATCTTTATGATAGCGAGGCCATAAAAAAATCCATCTCAAGACGGTTAAGATATATTGCCAAGATGGTTTTACCAAATTTCTTGCTGGCCATAGTCTTTGTTGGCTTGATCGGACTGGTAAATAAGGTTGATTTTGATTTCAAACAAATCCCCCTAACACTCGGAGTCTATGCGATGATTCTGTTAACTAGGGAGCTTATGGAGATAATTATTTATTATGTACTCTGCCCATATAGCTCGGATCTGTCAAATAAAAGCCCTGTTTACAAGGCAATTCAAGGTATTATGATGACAATAATTGGTATATCCTTTATGTCTTCAATGAATATGGCCAAGGTTATTTATCCAGTTGGGGTAATTTTTATTCTAACCCTCTTAACATTTATAGTTTTAAGGAAAAAATTCCATAAGACTTTTAGGATTAGATACTAGCTCGATTTTAATCGGGCTTTTTTCTTTGAAAACAAAAATCTTCTGATTATGAGCAAGGATTTGCTTGTGATTCATTATCAAATTGTATTTGTAATTTTTGTCGATAAGATTTGTTTTTAAAATAAGTGAAAATAAGGAACTCAAACAAATAGGCGGTGAATAAATATATTTGAATATCATTGGGCCAGCCGAGACCTTTTGTGAAATATAAATAATGAGAAAAAAACAAGATAATGCAATGAATGACGAAATATCCGTTTGGAATATAGGTCTTATAGAAGAGAAGGTTTAAAATTATGAGATCAAAAAAACCTGGAAAATAAATTAAAAATTGGAAGTAAAAGATCCAATTACAAATGCCCTCCATACCATCATAATACCAGGATATTTCTTTATTATAAGGGTTAAAATTAAGTTCATACCAAAAAACGGAGAGGAACAGAGTATAATGATTAATAAATATAAACATTATTAGTCTTAAGCAATCCTTTAGGCTTCTTTTGGAATCGTTTTTAAAATGATTAAGTAGATGCAAGATAAATCACTC contains:
- a CDS encoding Fic family protein, giving the protein MREFSYKKLMDLNLSTNIYQLIAGIYEFKGKQELYVVNFSDILEKMVEVAKIQSTKSSNAIEGISTNDTRLEELMNKKSQPRNRNEEEIYGYRQVLDLIHDNYENIDFTRNNILTLHNKLYSYSGESHKGKFKTMDNSIVETNAFGEKKVRFQPVSAFETEKYIDAMIEAYNEAVEMQVPPLLLIPTVIHDFLCIHPFSDGNGRMSRLLTLLLLYQHGFFVGKYISLEMIIEESKDIYYDELQASSKGWHEGTNDEIPFIRYMLLVIYKAYSECDQRFKLIGERTLTSAERVMKVFENSLEPLSKSDIVILCPDISQRTIERALKELKDKGLIQQIGDGRATKYKKR
- a CDS encoding LuxR C-terminal-related transcriptional regulator is translated as MKKKKLYGNINIIAKTDRLIDLFYDYILSEAKGYEADIPEDFDIFLYSRDLITEDEIKKFFASYKDKKNLLVISLDYEPRLNLLCKYYKTTKYLWLSKLKGNLFAGIKNTLEEVSDDRNEPLVKINKAEYKIIIRYIRGESLEKIAEDLGYSKHTIKKYMAKIYEKIGVSNNRQLIQFAINLGLVDYMFYEDGCSNQMLCDACHIKRCPKNEEDL
- a CDS encoding ABC transporter ATP-binding protein, with translation MKLIVKNLKKSFGDKEVLKDIDYTFDKGFIYSVIGRNGTGKTTLFNCISFQEKIDGGEILVDASGSLRPISHDDVYLVSAAPVLPEFLTGYEFIRAFVDFNKVKDFDIDELFGRFNFDQADKHRLIKEYSFGMKNKIQMMCAFIKKPLIILLDEPLSSLDIIVSHDIKEMMIAMKSDHIIIMSTHIVQLATDVSDEVAILKDGILNKCRNDFNSPIEFEKYLMEVI